In a genomic window of Amycolatopsis japonica:
- a CDS encoding SDR family oxidoreductase, with amino-acid sequence MPQKTVFVTGASAGFGVEIVRRFAADSAKVVAAARSKDRLDKLAGELGENVLPFELDVRDADAVAALPGTLPAEFAEVDLLVNNAGLAKGLEPAHRAKLDDWDQMIDTNIKGLAHLTRALLPGMVERGRGHVINIGSVAGSYPYPGGNAYGATKAFVHQFSLNLRADLQGTGVRVTNVEPGLVGGTEFSVVRFEGDQGKADNVYKGTTPLTAADVAESVFWAASQPEHVNINVIELMPVVQSFSALHIHRES; translated from the coding sequence ATGCCCCAGAAGACCGTTTTCGTGACCGGTGCCAGCGCCGGGTTCGGCGTCGAGATCGTCCGCCGGTTCGCCGCCGACAGCGCCAAGGTCGTCGCGGCCGCGCGCAGCAAGGACCGGCTCGACAAGCTGGCCGGCGAGCTGGGCGAGAACGTCCTCCCCTTCGAGCTCGACGTCCGGGACGCCGACGCGGTGGCCGCCCTCCCCGGCACGCTGCCCGCCGAGTTCGCCGAAGTCGACCTGCTGGTCAACAACGCCGGCCTCGCGAAGGGGCTCGAGCCCGCCCACCGGGCGAAGCTCGACGACTGGGACCAGATGATCGACACGAACATCAAGGGGCTCGCGCACCTCACCCGCGCCCTGCTGCCCGGCATGGTCGAGCGCGGCCGCGGGCACGTGATCAACATCGGCTCGGTCGCGGGCAGTTACCCGTACCCCGGCGGCAACGCGTACGGCGCGACCAAGGCTTTCGTGCACCAGTTCAGCCTGAACCTGCGCGCGGACCTGCAGGGCACCGGCGTCCGGGTGACCAACGTCGAGCCGGGCCTGGTCGGCGGCACCGAGTTCTCCGTCGTCCGGTTCGAGGGCGACCAGGGCAAGGCGGACAACGTCTACAAGGGCACGACGCCGCTGACGGCCGCCGACGTGGCCGAGTCCGTCTTCTGGGCGGCTTCGCAGCCGGAGCACGTGAACATCAACGTCATCGAGTTGATGCCGGTGGTGCAGAGCTTCTCCGCGCTCCATATTCACCGAGAGAGCTGA
- a CDS encoding IS1634 family transposase: protein MASVIGKKVGGRTYYYLVTSARVDGEPRVVSQRYLGTAEEIGRAMDGDVSAPGEARHRTFGDVAAVWATLRRLDFVRRVDEAVGAQRAATTLGTHLALAVLHRATAPETQLADWWRDSVAREFLQADLPNHRRALQRLTPERIARIETAVADAVLSWLGTGDAALAVDVPQFATFTTADPCRCELAGLGLVVTKDGAIPLASHVYPREGAPPFAALAEELRSLYPVTLVFTAGQAAQLDLGRHFVGALPLSEHPELLAKPPSARKPVDPERFAGLTALDTRAVVAGMRRRVILTHSETLHNAQARAFGEELGTATRELAGLDAALASGTYRGDRGQVNAEIARITRGRRVERVLSPALTGTRPGEIRLTWKVDDAAVSRLHDEFFGKQVLVTDHDWPVAEVVTAYRARTHLDSTFRWLTGPAVTGPAPRWEWTPHRIAVHTLVTVLASTVTHLMRREADRAGMNLSVRELMDSLAGIGETVLRYPSTGGRPRTRRLLTERNPEQQALFDLFGLSSLGEYGARRSSAPPASTR from the coding sequence GTGGCTTCGGTGATCGGCAAGAAGGTCGGCGGGCGGACGTACTACTACCTCGTCACCTCCGCGCGGGTCGACGGCGAGCCGAGGGTGGTCTCGCAGCGTTATCTCGGCACGGCCGAGGAGATCGGACGTGCGATGGACGGCGACGTCTCCGCGCCCGGCGAAGCGCGTCACCGGACCTTCGGCGACGTCGCGGCGGTGTGGGCCACGCTGCGACGGCTCGACTTCGTGCGCCGAGTCGACGAAGCCGTCGGAGCCCAGCGCGCGGCGACCACCCTGGGGACGCATCTCGCGCTCGCCGTCCTGCACCGGGCGACCGCGCCGGAAACGCAGTTGGCCGACTGGTGGCGTGACTCCGTCGCCCGGGAATTCCTCCAGGCCGACCTGCCCAATCACCGGCGGGCCCTGCAACGCCTCACCCCGGAACGGATCGCGCGGATCGAGACCGCCGTCGCCGACGCGGTGCTCTCCTGGCTGGGGACGGGCGACGCCGCGCTCGCCGTCGACGTCCCGCAGTTCGCTACCTTCACCACGGCCGACCCCTGCCGCTGCGAACTCGCCGGTCTCGGGCTGGTGGTGACCAAGGACGGCGCGATCCCGCTGGCGTCGCACGTGTACCCGCGGGAAGGGGCGCCGCCGTTCGCCGCGCTCGCCGAAGAACTCCGCTCCCTGTATCCCGTGACGCTCGTCTTCACCGCCGGTCAGGCCGCGCAACTGGACCTCGGACGGCATTTCGTCGGCGCGCTCCCGCTGTCGGAGCACCCGGAACTGCTGGCGAAACCACCGTCCGCGCGCAAACCCGTCGACCCGGAACGCTTCGCCGGGCTGACCGCCCTCGACACCCGGGCCGTGGTCGCCGGGATGAGGCGGCGCGTGATCCTCACGCATTCGGAGACCCTGCACAACGCGCAGGCCCGCGCGTTCGGCGAGGAATTGGGCACCGCGACGCGCGAACTCGCCGGCCTCGACGCCGCGCTGGCCTCGGGCACGTACCGGGGCGACCGCGGCCAGGTGAACGCCGAAATCGCCCGGATCACCCGCGGCCGCCGCGTCGAACGGGTGCTCTCACCGGCACTGACCGGGACGAGGCCGGGGGAGATCCGGCTGACCTGGAAGGTCGACGACGCCGCGGTGTCGCGGTTGCACGACGAGTTCTTCGGCAAGCAGGTGCTGGTCACCGACCACGACTGGCCGGTGGCCGAGGTCGTCACCGCGTACCGCGCCCGCACCCACCTCGACTCGACGTTCCGCTGGCTGACCGGCCCCGCCGTCACCGGCCCGGCCCCGCGCTGGGAGTGGACGCCGCACCGGATCGCCGTGCACACGCTGGTCACGGTGCTCGCGTCCACGGTCACCCACCTCATGCGGCGCGAGGCCGACCGCGCGGGGATGAACCTGTCGGTCCGCGAACTGATGGACAGCCTCGCGGGGATAGGGGAGACGGTGCTGCGGTATCCGTCCACCGGCGGCCGACCGCGGACGCGGCGCCTGCTGACCGAGCGGAACCCGGAACAGCAGGCGCTCTTCGACCTCTTCGGTCTCAGCTCTCTCGGTGAATATGGAGCGCGGAGAAGCTCTGCACCACCGGCATCAACTCGATGA
- a CDS encoding bifunctional FO biosynthesis protein CofGH yields MRRALARARDGKTLDITEASILLQARGDDLKTLSEHASRVRDAGLVAAGRPGVVTYSRSVFIPLTRLCRDRCGYCTFATVPGRLESPFLSPDEVLDIARKGAAMGVKEALFTLGDRPEDRWKAAKDWLDAHGYDDTLSYVRAMAIRVLEETGVLPHLNPGVLTWQDFQRLKPVSASMGMMLETTAKRLYTEKGGPHYGSPDKDPDVRLRVLEDAGRSSVPFTTGILIGIGENFEERADSLFAIRKVAKTYGGIQEVIVQNFRAKPDTKMRATPDADLEELAATIAVARLVLGPRMRIQAPPNLIGQQYELMLNAGIDDWGGVSPLTPDHVNPERAWPQIDELKRRTEALGFTVRERLPIYPEYVKAGEPWLDPRLNAHLAPLTDTGTGLAIEEAIPVGIPWQEPDGGWKEAGRTDLHVEVDTVGRTEDRRSDFDSVYGDWAEIKGNIKTGPQRFDTDIRDALRSAEKDPAGLSDDAALALLHADGPELDALAKIADDLRREVNGDDVTFVVTRNINFTNVCYTGCRFCAFAQRRTDADAYTLSLEQVGDRVDEAWAAGATEICMQGGIHPDLPGTAYFDLAAEVKRRQPDIHLHSYSPMEVVNGASRTNLSIEDWLARAKEAGVDSLPGTAAEILDDDVRWVLTKGKLPTSEWINVVTTAHKLGITTTSTMMYGHVDTPAHWVGHLKLLAKLQREGLERNGRRGFSEFVLLPFIHQSSPIYLAGLARAGTTLRENRAVHALARLLLHGMIDNIQSSWVKLGEEGSRAVLQGGVNDIGGTLMEETISRMAGAANGSYKTISDMRAMVEPLGRPLRQRTTEYGTPTAERIAAAQASDGVATAVRRPLLPLVTS; encoded by the coding sequence ATGCGCCGGGCGCTCGCCAGGGCGCGCGACGGGAAGACCCTCGACATCACCGAGGCCTCGATCCTGCTCCAGGCGCGCGGCGACGACCTCAAGACGCTGTCAGAGCACGCCTCGAGGGTCCGCGACGCCGGGCTCGTCGCGGCCGGCCGTCCCGGCGTGGTCACCTACAGCCGTTCGGTGTTCATCCCGCTGACCCGGCTGTGCCGGGACCGCTGCGGCTACTGCACCTTCGCGACCGTTCCCGGCCGCCTCGAATCGCCGTTCCTCTCCCCCGACGAGGTGCTCGACATCGCCCGCAAGGGTGCCGCGATGGGGGTCAAGGAAGCGCTCTTCACCCTCGGCGACCGTCCGGAGGACCGCTGGAAGGCGGCGAAGGACTGGCTCGACGCGCACGGTTACGACGACACGCTGTCCTACGTCCGGGCGATGGCGATCCGGGTGCTCGAAGAGACCGGCGTCCTCCCCCACCTCAACCCCGGCGTGCTGACCTGGCAGGACTTCCAGCGGCTCAAGCCGGTGTCGGCGTCGATGGGCATGATGCTGGAGACGACGGCGAAGCGGCTGTACACCGAGAAAGGCGGCCCGCACTACGGCTCGCCGGACAAGGACCCGGACGTCCGCCTGCGGGTGCTGGAGGACGCCGGCCGCAGTTCGGTGCCGTTCACCACGGGCATCCTGATCGGCATCGGCGAGAACTTCGAAGAACGCGCCGACTCCCTGTTCGCCATCCGCAAGGTCGCGAAGACCTACGGCGGCATCCAGGAGGTCATCGTCCAGAACTTCCGCGCGAAGCCGGACACGAAGATGCGCGCGACCCCGGACGCCGATCTCGAAGAACTCGCCGCGACCATCGCCGTCGCGCGGCTGGTGCTCGGGCCGCGGATGCGCATCCAGGCGCCGCCGAACCTGATCGGCCAGCAGTACGAGCTGATGCTGAACGCGGGCATCGACGACTGGGGCGGTGTCTCGCCGCTGACCCCCGACCACGTGAACCCCGAACGCGCGTGGCCGCAGATCGACGAGCTCAAACGCCGCACCGAGGCGCTCGGGTTCACCGTGCGCGAGCGGCTGCCGATCTATCCGGAGTACGTCAAGGCGGGCGAGCCGTGGCTGGACCCGCGGCTGAACGCGCATCTCGCGCCGCTGACCGACACCGGGACCGGGCTCGCGATCGAAGAGGCCATCCCGGTGGGCATCCCGTGGCAGGAGCCGGACGGCGGGTGGAAGGAGGCCGGGCGTACCGATCTGCACGTCGAGGTCGACACCGTCGGGCGCACGGAGGACCGCCGCAGCGACTTCGACTCGGTCTACGGCGACTGGGCCGAGATCAAGGGCAACATCAAGACCGGGCCGCAGCGGTTCGACACCGACATCCGGGATGCCTTGCGCAGCGCGGAAAAGGACCCCGCCGGACTCTCGGACGACGCGGCGCTGGCGCTGCTGCACGCCGACGGGCCGGAGCTCGACGCGCTCGCGAAGATCGCCGACGACCTGCGTCGCGAGGTGAACGGCGACGACGTCACCTTCGTCGTCACGCGGAACATCAACTTCACCAACGTCTGTTACACGGGCTGCCGGTTCTGCGCGTTCGCCCAGCGGCGCACCGACGCCGACGCGTACACGCTCTCGCTGGAGCAGGTCGGCGACCGCGTCGACGAGGCGTGGGCCGCCGGCGCGACCGAGATCTGCATGCAGGGCGGCATCCACCCGGATCTGCCGGGTACCGCGTACTTCGACCTCGCGGCGGAGGTGAAACGCCGTCAGCCGGACATCCACCTGCACTCGTACTCGCCGATGGAGGTCGTCAACGGCGCTTCGCGGACGAACCTCTCGATCGAGGATTGGCTGGCGCGGGCGAAGGAAGCCGGCGTCGACTCGCTGCCGGGCACGGCCGCGGAAATCCTCGACGACGACGTGCGTTGGGTACTGACCAAGGGCAAGCTGCCGACGTCCGAATGGATCAACGTCGTCACCACCGCGCACAAACTCGGCATCACGACGACGTCGACGATGATGTACGGCCACGTCGACACTCCGGCGCACTGGGTCGGGCACCTGAAGCTGCTGGCGAAACTGCAGCGGGAAGGCCTGGAGCGCAACGGGCGGCGCGGGTTCAGCGAGTTCGTGCTGCTGCCGTTCATCCACCAGAGTTCCCCGATCTACCTCGCCGGGCTGGCGAGGGCGGGTACGACGCTGCGCGAGAACCGCGCGGTGCACGCGCTGGCCCGCCTGCTGCTGCACGGGATGATCGACAACATCCAGAGTTCGTGGGTGAAACTCGGCGAGGAGGGCAGCCGCGCGGTGCTGCAAGGCGGGGTCAACGACATCGGCGGGACGCTGATGGAGGAGACGATCAGCCGAATGGCCGGCGCGGCGAACGGGTCGTACAAGACGATCAGCGACATGCGCGCGATGGTCGAGCCGCTGGGCCGCCCGCTGCGGCAGCGGACCACGGAGTACGGCACGCCGACCGCCGAGCGGATCGCCGCGGCCCAGGCGTCCGACGGCGTCGCGACCGCGGTGCGGCGGCCGCTCCTGCCGCTTGTCACCAGCTGA
- a CDS encoding HalD/BesD family halogenase produces MTASAVQVADTARYPLSEPGSPAWRKIVSRTRAELRETGCSVLADFIRPELRDVLRHEGAKIAPEAYAKVERVNAYNIAIDTPLPEDHPGRTIMERGNAFVARDRIPATAVIQQLYSSREFQRFVADCFELPELHELADPLSGLVLNVIEPGRAHPWHFDTNEYTVSMLTQEAADGGVFEYCPNIRSETAENFDDVRAVLAGEGEHLIRRLTLRPGDLQLFRGRFALHRVSSVQGAVARHSAIFAYSERPGVIGSPERTRQLFGRVLPEHVASAAVRGDQLLD; encoded by the coding sequence ATGACCGCGAGCGCAGTCCAAGTGGCCGATACCGCCCGCTATCCGTTGTCCGAACCGGGAAGCCCGGCATGGCGCAAAATCGTTTCCCGCACCCGCGCCGAACTGCGGGAAACGGGCTGCAGCGTGCTGGCCGACTTCATCCGTCCGGAGTTGCGAGACGTCCTTCGCCACGAAGGCGCGAAGATCGCTCCGGAGGCGTACGCGAAGGTCGAACGCGTCAACGCCTACAACATCGCCATCGACACTCCGCTGCCGGAGGACCATCCCGGCCGCACGATCATGGAACGCGGCAACGCTTTCGTGGCGCGGGACCGGATCCCGGCGACCGCGGTGATCCAGCAGCTGTACTCGAGCCGCGAGTTCCAGCGGTTCGTGGCCGACTGCTTCGAACTCCCCGAGCTGCACGAACTCGCCGATCCGCTGTCCGGCCTGGTGCTCAACGTGATCGAACCGGGCCGCGCGCATCCGTGGCATTTCGACACCAACGAGTACACGGTCAGCATGCTCACGCAGGAAGCGGCCGACGGCGGTGTCTTCGAGTACTGCCCGAACATCCGCTCCGAAACGGCGGAGAACTTCGACGACGTCCGTGCCGTCCTGGCGGGCGAAGGTGAGCACCTGATCAGGCGGCTCACTCTGCGTCCTGGCGATCTTCAGCTGTTTCGCGGACGCTTCGCGCTGCACCGGGTGAGTAGTGTTCAAGGGGCAGTCGCCCGCCATTCCGCGATCTTCGCGTACAGCGAGCGCCCTGGGGTCATCGGCAGTCCGGAACGGACGAGGCAACTGTTCGGCCGGGTCCTGCCGGAACACGTCGCTTCGGCGGCGGTCCGGGGCGATCAGCTGCTCGACTAA
- a CDS encoding class I SAM-dependent methyltransferase, with the protein MDSTGKINFDDIYTAPDPRAFFGTLRRLDYDIPQQAKAYFAKLIDEYRAEADVKVPTVLDLGCSYGVNAALYRCDTTMERLYDHYASAGALSRDELIARDRRMDAVGDDVRFIGLDASAPALDYALAAGFIDEAIHADLENEDPTEEQRALLSEVDIVISTGCVGYVTEKTLVRIARENRPWMAHFVLRMFSYGPVADSLGELDYETTGVEGVFRQRKFASDEEQTQILDNLSVAGVDPRGLEAGGRLYARLFVSRPHGAAGGLASALNALPLRDRG; encoded by the coding sequence TTGGATTCGACCGGCAAGATCAATTTCGACGACATCTACACCGCGCCCGATCCACGCGCCTTCTTCGGCACGTTGCGCCGTCTGGACTACGACATCCCGCAGCAGGCGAAGGCCTACTTCGCGAAATTGATCGACGAGTACCGCGCGGAGGCCGACGTCAAGGTCCCGACGGTGCTCGACCTGGGCTGTTCCTACGGTGTCAACGCGGCGCTGTACAGATGCGACACCACGATGGAACGGCTGTACGACCACTACGCGTCCGCCGGCGCGCTGAGCCGGGACGAACTGATCGCGCGTGACCGCCGGATGGACGCAGTCGGCGATGACGTCCGCTTCATCGGCCTCGACGCCTCCGCGCCCGCTCTGGACTACGCGCTCGCTGCCGGCTTCATCGACGAAGCGATCCATGCCGATCTGGAGAACGAAGACCCGACTGAGGAACAGCGCGCGTTGCTGTCCGAGGTCGACATCGTCATCTCGACCGGCTGCGTCGGCTACGTCACCGAGAAGACCCTCGTGCGGATCGCGCGGGAAAACCGGCCGTGGATGGCGCATTTCGTCCTCCGGATGTTCTCCTACGGCCCGGTCGCCGACAGCCTCGGCGAACTGGACTACGAGACGACCGGGGTCGAGGGCGTCTTCCGGCAGCGGAAATTCGCTTCGGATGAGGAACAGACGCAGATCCTGGACAATCTGTCCGTCGCGGGCGTCGACCCGCGTGGGCTGGAGGCCGGTGGCCGGCTGTACGCACGGCTGTTCGTCTCCCGTCCCCACGGCGCGGCGGGCGGGCTCGCCTCCGCGCTGAACGCCCTTCCCCTTCGAGATCGAGGATGA
- a CDS encoding choline/carnitine O-acyltransferase — MIVSSPEPSPRTFGNEDSLPRVPVPSLEDTCRRFLEWCSPLLTPGELAETEGAVTEFLAEGSPAHELQSALEAYDKREDVRSWLDTFWPYRYLGRRDRIALNANFFFLFTESPLEQLERAAELTASAVDYKLKLDEELIPPILLRGRPQSMVQHKFLFSATRIPGAAQDTARTPYREDWPGPSRARHIVVFHRDTPFRMDVIAPDGRPYSPEQLVAGLQAIVKSGTLVEDPRTAAGHFTTKARAEWAATREALLAAGNAAALDDIETALFCLCLEDFTPSGTQEACDALLHGDSGNRWFDKAVSLIVFEDGTAGLNVEHCELDGTTILGFTDALLSGTRLERPPADGVPSSEVIEFVLGDALREDARAAAASFAEYADATATKTVSFTDFGANRAKELGMSPDAFAQMAYQLAHKRAKGITGATYESIATRQYQNGRTEAMRVVTPEVLWFVQVMDDPQADRQTRQAAFRAAAAKHVTRAKECQAGDAPEQHLWELQLIQKRRGVEDSPSLYSSPGWLKMRNDYLSTSSAPSVNIQYFGFGSTSPQCIGIAYVLLPESLNLYLCTPKHVAHDMELFATELADAVRELQELLA; from the coding sequence ATGATCGTGAGCAGTCCGGAACCGTCCCCCCGCACGTTCGGCAACGAGGACAGCCTGCCGCGGGTCCCCGTCCCCAGCCTGGAGGACACCTGCCGCCGGTTCCTCGAGTGGTGCTCGCCGCTGCTCACCCCCGGCGAACTCGCCGAGACCGAAGGCGCCGTCACCGAGTTCCTCGCCGAAGGAAGCCCAGCGCACGAGCTGCAGAGCGCGCTCGAGGCCTACGACAAGCGCGAAGACGTCCGAAGCTGGCTCGACACCTTCTGGCCGTATCGCTACCTCGGCCGTCGCGACCGGATCGCCCTCAACGCGAACTTCTTCTTCCTGTTCACCGAATCCCCGCTGGAACAGCTGGAGCGCGCGGCCGAACTGACGGCTTCGGCGGTGGACTACAAGCTGAAGCTCGACGAGGAACTGATCCCGCCGATCCTGCTGCGCGGGCGGCCCCAGTCGATGGTGCAGCACAAGTTCCTGTTCTCGGCGACCCGCATCCCCGGCGCCGCGCAGGACACCGCGCGCACGCCGTACCGCGAGGACTGGCCGGGGCCGTCGAGGGCGCGGCACATCGTGGTCTTCCACCGCGACACCCCGTTCCGGATGGACGTCATCGCGCCGGACGGCCGGCCGTATTCCCCCGAACAGCTGGTCGCGGGACTGCAGGCCATCGTCAAGTCGGGGACCTTGGTCGAGGACCCGCGGACCGCCGCCGGGCATTTCACCACCAAGGCCAGGGCCGAATGGGCGGCGACGCGGGAAGCGTTGCTGGCGGCGGGGAACGCGGCCGCGCTCGACGACATCGAGACGGCGTTGTTCTGCCTGTGCCTGGAGGACTTCACGCCGTCGGGCACGCAGGAGGCGTGCGACGCCCTGCTGCACGGCGACAGCGGGAACCGCTGGTTCGACAAGGCCGTGTCGCTGATCGTGTTCGAGGACGGCACGGCGGGGCTGAACGTCGAGCACTGTGAACTGGACGGGACCACGATCCTCGGGTTCACCGACGCGCTGCTCAGCGGTACGCGGCTGGAGCGGCCGCCCGCCGACGGTGTGCCGTCGTCCGAGGTCATCGAGTTCGTCCTGGGTGACGCGCTGCGCGAAGACGCCCGCGCCGCAGCCGCGTCCTTCGCCGAATACGCCGACGCGACCGCTACGAAGACGGTGTCCTTCACCGACTTCGGCGCGAACCGGGCGAAGGAGCTCGGGATGTCCCCGGACGCCTTCGCGCAGATGGCGTACCAGCTCGCGCACAAGCGGGCGAAGGGGATCACGGGCGCGACGTACGAGTCGATCGCGACGCGGCAGTACCAGAACGGGCGCACCGAAGCGATGCGCGTGGTGACGCCCGAGGTGCTGTGGTTCGTCCAGGTGATGGACGACCCGCAAGCCGACCGCCAGACCCGTCAGGCGGCTTTCCGCGCGGCGGCCGCGAAGCACGTCACGCGGGCGAAGGAGTGCCAGGCGGGCGACGCGCCGGAGCAGCACCTATGGGAGCTGCAGCTGATCCAGAAGCGGCGTGGCGTCGAGGACTCCCCGTCGCTGTACTCGTCGCCCGGCTGGCTGAAGATGCGCAACGACTACCTGAGCACCAGCTCGGCGCCGTCGGTGAACATCCAGTACTTCGGTTTCGGGTCGACCAGCCCGCAGTGCATCGGCATCGCGTACGTGCTGCTGCCGGAGTCGTTGAATCTGTACCTGTGCACGCCGAAGCACGTGGCGCACGACATGGAGCTGTTCGCGACGGAACTGGCCGACGCGGTGCGTGAACTGCAGGAGTTGCTGGCCTAG
- a CDS encoding DUF4232 domain-containing protein yields MLGKAIVTVAGTALAVAGCGEPPPPPPPVPPTVHTPDPGPVVPAGCLDTGVTVKSGPVEAALGHRAVVLTLTNCGTTPRTLTGYPEIRLLDKEKRPMNVAVEHGTSYMAIDPGVSPQTVQPGGTLLSVVSWSNTVTVGSPEAGAYVTVAAAKGDPEQRITVDTDLGTTGKLTLTAWNAKLKN; encoded by the coding sequence GTGCTGGGGAAAGCGATCGTGACAGTGGCGGGGACGGCGTTGGCGGTGGCGGGGTGCGGCGAGCCTCCGCCGCCACCGCCGCCGGTCCCGCCCACCGTCCACACGCCGGACCCGGGCCCGGTGGTCCCGGCAGGCTGTCTCGACACCGGCGTGACGGTGAAGTCCGGGCCGGTCGAGGCCGCGCTGGGGCATCGCGCGGTCGTGCTGACCCTCACCAACTGCGGCACGACCCCGCGCACGCTCACCGGCTATCCCGAAATCCGCTTGCTGGACAAGGAAAAGCGGCCGATGAACGTCGCCGTGGAGCACGGCACGTCGTATATGGCGATCGATCCCGGCGTCAGCCCGCAGACGGTCCAGCCCGGCGGGACGCTGCTCTCGGTCGTCTCGTGGTCGAACACGGTCACCGTGGGTTCACCGGAGGCCGGCGCCTACGTGACGGTCGCGGCCGCGAAGGGCGATCCGGAGCAGCGGATCACGGTCGACACCGACCTCGGGACCACGGGCAAGCTGACGCTGACGGCTTGGAACGCCAAGCTCAAGAACTAG
- a CDS encoding DUF6518 family protein → MSVEVGKRVSGYFGFSEVAVLVAGAVSGAVGAYAYYSESLRPLAHSFTLWIVLIVAVVPGIPRRRAVIRAVCALIAAVFAFYLGKAWVYGVKYEGTYRIDPSTLVLWCGLAVAAGLVAGLLLDAVGRADRRGTLATAAVVGLLIGDLVRRSDRSGVGTLAVATAIAIAFVAWRGIRSPRQAAEVAVVALPLGLLGLVIVSAPDFFEGLFASF, encoded by the coding sequence ATGTCGGTCGAGGTGGGGAAACGCGTGTCCGGCTACTTCGGGTTCTCCGAGGTGGCGGTGCTCGTGGCGGGTGCGGTTTCCGGCGCCGTCGGTGCCTACGCCTACTACAGCGAGTCGCTACGGCCGCTGGCGCACAGCTTCACTCTATGGATCGTGCTGATCGTCGCGGTCGTCCCCGGGATCCCCCGCCGGCGGGCGGTGATCCGGGCGGTGTGCGCGCTGATCGCGGCGGTCTTCGCGTTCTACCTCGGCAAGGCGTGGGTCTACGGCGTCAAATACGAGGGCACGTACCGAATCGACCCTTCGACGCTCGTGCTGTGGTGCGGTCTGGCCGTGGCCGCAGGACTCGTCGCCGGGCTTCTGCTCGACGCCGTGGGGCGGGCCGACCGCCGCGGCACCCTGGCCACCGCGGCGGTCGTGGGTCTGCTGATCGGTGATCTCGTCCGGCGATCCGACCGATCCGGTGTCGGAACGCTGGCGGTCGCCACGGCGATCGCGATCGCGTTCGTGGCCTGGCGGGGGATTCGTTCACCGCGTCAGGCCGCCGAGGTCGCCGTCGTCGCCCTGCCGTTGGGACTTCTCGGTCTCGTGATCGTGTCGGCGCCGGACTTCTTCGAGGGCTTGTTCGCGAGCTTCTAG